The proteins below are encoded in one region of Terriglobia bacterium:
- a CDS encoding secondary thiamine-phosphate synthase enzyme YjbQ, translating into MVIRTYHEQVKTRGEAEILDITPLAAKALEQSELKNGVVNVFVPGSTAAVTTIEFESGAIHDLRSAIERLVPRTVRYEHDQRWGDGNGYSHVRAALMKAALSIPFEGAGLLLGTWQQLVLIDFDNRPRTREVIFQVLGE; encoded by the coding sequence ATGGTCATCCGCACCTATCACGAGCAGGTGAAGACCCGGGGCGAGGCAGAGATCCTGGACATTACCCCCCTTGCAGCAAAGGCCCTGGAACAGAGCGAGTTGAAAAACGGGGTGGTAAACGTTTTCGTCCCGGGTTCTACCGCCGCGGTGACCACCATCGAGTTTGAGTCAGGCGCGATTCACGACCTGCGTTCCGCTATTGAGAGGCTGGTGCCCAGAACGGTTCGCTACGAGCACGATCAGCGATGGGGCGACGGAAACGGCTATAGCCACGTGCGGGCCGCCCTGATGAAGGCCGCCCTCTCAATCCCTTTCGAAGGCGCCGGACTGCTGCTGGGCACATGGCAGCAGCTTGTCCTCATCGACTTCGACAACCGGCCCCGCACCCGCGAGGTCATCTTCCAGGTCCTGGGCGAGTAG
- a CDS encoding heavy metal translocating P-type ATPase produces the protein MKGDFEARDLVCGMKVDPDTAAGKADFKGQTYYFCNPSCEKRFREAPERFLTARPKFLTALDAAPEMARDPVCGMSVDPRHAAAEADYQGMKYYFCCRSCADRFVAAPERFLALGSAARSEPFVQRVEPEDEATQYLCPMHPEVRAGSPGTCTACGMVLEPLPIAPRSKIDYICPMDPEVVSDKPGTCPVCGMVLEPRTVTLEEEANPELDGMKRRFWISLILTVPVVLIAMGEMMAGPGHFFLFSGRAPVWIQCLLSTPVVLWGGWPFFQRGWKSIVSRNLNMFTLIAVGTGTAFLDSLIATLFPGIYPESFRGHGGRPAVYFEAAAAITTLVLLGQVLEIRARSRTSSAIRALLSLAPNTARLVMADGGDRDIPLNRVKPGDRLRVRPGEKVPVDGVILEGSSSVDESMVTGEPIPVEKVKGSRVTGGTVNGTGSFVMEAERVGSDTLLAQIVRMVSDAQRTRAPIQRLADRVSSYFVPAVVFAAAVTFVIWAWIGPSPRLAYALVNAVAVLIIACPCALGLATPMSIMVGTGRGAVAGVLIKNAEALQMLEKIDTLVVDKTGTLTEGKPRLSALVSLPPLAETELLRAVASLERGSEHPLATAIVTAAESKGLLLSEARDFRSVTGMGISGKVGGHTIVLGNRSLFEQLGIDPSALISKAEEVNLGAQSIVFAAMDGKPAGVLGVSDPIKETTPEAIRMLHGDGVQLVMLTGDSRITAEDVGRRLNIDDVRAEVRPGQKGEIVKQLQAQGRIVAMAGDGINDAPALAQAHVGIAMGTGTDVAIQSAGITLVKGDLRGVARARRLSRGTMRNIRQNLFFAFVYNMLGVPIAAGILYPVFGLLLSPMIAAAAMTFSSVSVISNALRLRRLQL, from the coding sequence ATGAAGGGTGATTTTGAGGCCAGGGATCTGGTGTGTGGGATGAAAGTAGATCCGGACACGGCTGCGGGTAAAGCCGACTTCAAGGGCCAGACCTACTATTTCTGTAATCCATCCTGCGAAAAACGATTCCGCGAGGCTCCCGAGAGATTTTTGACGGCAAGGCCCAAGTTCCTCACCGCTCTCGACGCTGCGCCGGAAATGGCCCGGGATCCTGTGTGCGGCATGAGCGTTGACCCGCGCCACGCAGCGGCCGAAGCGGATTACCAGGGGATGAAGTATTACTTCTGCTGCCGGTCCTGTGCCGACCGATTCGTGGCGGCGCCGGAACGTTTCCTGGCGCTCGGAAGCGCCGCTCGGTCAGAGCCTTTTGTGCAGCGGGTCGAGCCGGAGGATGAGGCGACACAGTACCTATGTCCGATGCACCCGGAAGTCCGCGCCGGCAGCCCAGGTACGTGCACCGCTTGCGGCATGGTCTTGGAGCCGTTGCCGATTGCGCCCCGGTCCAAGATCGACTACATCTGTCCCATGGATCCCGAAGTGGTCAGCGACAAACCCGGCACATGCCCCGTTTGTGGAATGGTGCTGGAGCCGCGCACGGTCACCCTCGAAGAAGAGGCGAATCCGGAACTGGACGGGATGAAAAGGCGATTCTGGATCAGCTTGATCCTCACGGTCCCGGTGGTGCTGATCGCAATGGGTGAGATGATGGCCGGACCCGGGCATTTCTTCCTTTTCTCCGGGAGGGCGCCGGTCTGGATTCAGTGTCTGTTGTCCACGCCGGTCGTTCTTTGGGGAGGATGGCCCTTTTTTCAGCGTGGCTGGAAATCCATTGTCAGCCGCAACTTGAACATGTTCACCCTCATCGCCGTCGGCACAGGAACTGCGTTCCTCGACAGCCTGATAGCGACGCTGTTTCCGGGGATATATCCTGAATCGTTTCGCGGCCACGGGGGCCGGCCGGCCGTCTACTTCGAAGCAGCGGCGGCGATCACCACGCTTGTCCTTCTGGGCCAGGTGCTGGAGATCCGCGCCCGCAGCCGAACGAGCAGCGCCATCCGGGCTCTCCTGAGCCTGGCGCCGAACACGGCGCGCCTAGTGATGGCGGACGGCGGCGACCGGGATATTCCTCTGAATCGGGTCAAGCCGGGCGACCGGCTGCGCGTCCGCCCGGGAGAAAAGGTGCCGGTGGACGGTGTGATTCTCGAAGGATCGAGCTCCGTGGATGAATCGATGGTAACTGGGGAGCCGATCCCCGTGGAAAAAGTCAAGGGTTCCCGGGTTACCGGAGGGACGGTGAACGGCACGGGCAGCTTCGTCATGGAGGCGGAGCGAGTGGGAAGCGATACCTTGCTTGCACAGATCGTCCGCATGGTGAGTGATGCGCAGCGCACGCGGGCGCCGATCCAACGATTGGCCGACAGGGTCTCCTCCTATTTTGTGCCGGCCGTGGTTTTCGCTGCTGCCGTCACATTTGTCATCTGGGCCTGGATCGGGCCTTCACCCCGCCTTGCCTATGCTTTGGTGAACGCGGTGGCCGTGCTGATCATTGCCTGCCCCTGCGCGCTCGGGTTGGCCACGCCGATGTCCATCATGGTGGGCACGGGGCGCGGCGCCGTGGCGGGGGTGCTTATCAAGAATGCCGAGGCGCTTCAGATGCTCGAAAAAATCGACACTCTGGTCGTCGACAAGACCGGAACCCTTACAGAAGGGAAGCCACGCCTGAGTGCGCTCGTGAGCCTGCCGCCGCTGGCCGAGACGGAACTTCTGCGGGCTGTAGCATCTCTGGAACGGGGGAGCGAGCATCCGCTCGCGACCGCCATTGTCACGGCTGCAGAGTCGAAGGGGCTCCTGCTCAGCGAGGCCCGCGATTTCCGCTCCGTCACGGGAATGGGAATCAGCGGGAAAGTCGGCGGGCACACGATCGTTCTCGGCAACCGGAGCCTGTTCGAACAACTCGGGATCGACCCCTCCGCATTGATAAGCAAGGCCGAAGAGGTGAACCTGGGCGCGCAGTCGATCGTGTTTGCGGCCATGGACGGCAAGCCTGCCGGAGTTCTGGGCGTCTCCGATCCAATCAAAGAGACCACGCCTGAAGCCATCCGGATGCTGCATGGGGACGGTGTGCAACTGGTCATGCTGACGGGGGATAGCCGCATCACTGCGGAAGATGTAGGGCGCCGGCTGAACATCGACGACGTGAGGGCAGAGGTCAGGCCCGGCCAGAAGGGGGAGATCGTCAAGCAACTCCAGGCGCAGGGACGCATTGTCGCCATGGCAGGCGACGGGATCAACGATGCCCCCGCCCTGGCCCAGGCCCACGTCGGGATCGCCATGGGCACCGGTACGGACGTCGCCATTCAGAGCGCCGGAATCACTCTGGTAAAAGGGGACCTGCGCGGCGTCGCCCGTGCGCGCCGGCTGAGCCGCGGGACGATGAGAAACATCCGCCAGAACCTCTTTTTCGCCTTTGTCTACAATATGCTGGGAGTGCCCATCGCGGCAGGAATCCTGTATCCGGTATTCGGGCTGCTGCTCAGTCCCATGATCGCCGCGGCCGCGATGACCTTCAGTTCCGTTTCTGTCATCAGCAACGCTTTGCGCCTGCGCCGCCTGCAGCTATGA
- a CDS encoding tetratricopeptide repeat protein, with protein MTSLSGSTIRVLLVAFILGGVALIHPNLNAPAQEKPPQYTVEEYGAYQAITGEPDPAKKMDLILKFFKEYPKSELQQHITADFQSMLKSLSDAKKWPQVVTAGRQFLSVVPGDTYTIALVADAYSASKNYPQFVIFGEEAYRANPSGNLAYAIAKAYKEIGNNAKFVEWGEKTVSKLPDNYEIMLQMAIIYSDNQRTAEADKYAKQCLKVIQAAKRPEQMAEKDWTTYTTGAFTACYYIIGTAAYQNQQFPAAIPNLENSIKYNPRNDYAYYWLGMSYWQTRNTSMALKNFAKAMLLNGRSAAPAKQQLENLWRQTHQNSLMGLDKVIAAARAELEMK; from the coding sequence ATGACTTCTCTGTCAGGCTCAACCATCAGAGTGTTACTTGTTGCTTTCATCCTTGGCGGTGTTGCGCTTATCCACCCGAACCTGAACGCGCCGGCACAGGAAAAACCTCCTCAGTATACGGTTGAGGAGTATGGCGCCTACCAGGCCATCACCGGCGAACCCGATCCTGCCAAGAAGATGGACCTGATCCTCAAGTTCTTCAAGGAGTATCCGAAATCCGAGTTGCAGCAGCACATAACCGCTGATTTCCAGAGCATGCTGAAAAGCTTATCGGACGCCAAGAAGTGGCCCCAGGTGGTAACGGCGGGGAGACAGTTCCTGAGCGTCGTCCCCGGTGATACCTATACCATCGCGCTCGTGGCAGACGCGTACTCGGCAAGCAAAAACTATCCGCAGTTCGTGATCTTCGGGGAAGAAGCGTACCGCGCGAATCCGAGTGGAAATCTCGCCTACGCCATAGCCAAGGCCTACAAGGAAATCGGCAACAATGCCAAGTTTGTCGAGTGGGGCGAAAAAACCGTCTCCAAACTGCCCGACAACTACGAGATCATGCTCCAGATGGCGATTATCTACTCCGACAATCAGAGAACGGCGGAGGCCGATAAATATGCCAAACAGTGTCTCAAGGTGATTCAGGCAGCGAAAAGGCCTGAACAGATGGCCGAAAAAGACTGGACCACTTACACAACCGGCGCCTTCACGGCGTGTTACTATATCATCGGCACCGCAGCGTACCAGAACCAGCAATTCCCTGCCGCGATTCCCAACCTCGAAAACTCGATCAAATACAATCCACGCAACGACTATGCCTACTACTGGCTGGGCATGAGCTATTGGCAGACGCGCAATACGAGCATGGCGTTGAAAAACTTCGCAAAAGCCATGCTTCTCAATGGCCGGTCTGCGGCGCCGGCGAAACAGCAACTCGAGAACCTTTGGAGGCAGACCCACCAGAACTCGTTGATGGGGCTGGACAAGGTAATCGCCGCTGCCAGGGCAGAGCTGGAGATGAAATAG